The genomic region ACGCCGGCCGTCACTTCCTCACCCCGGTGCGCCGGCAGACAGTGCATGAACACCGCATCGGGGCTGGCCAGTGCCATCATCTGCTCATCGACGCAGAAGTTCGCAAAGGCGGCGGCCCGGGCCTCGTTCTCGGCCTCGTAGCCCATGCTGGTCCAGACGTCGGTCGTCACCAGATCGGCGCCCGCGCAGGCTTCGCGCGGATCCTCGAAATAGCGCAGGTGCTTGCGCTCGGCATCGCTGATGCGGGCATCGTCCAGCGCATAGCCCGGCGGCGTGGAGATGTGGACCTGGAAGTCCAGCAGCCGTGCGGCCTGCACCCACGTGTAGCTCATGTTGTTGGCGTCGCCCACCCAGGCCACCGTCTTGCCCTGGATGCTGCCGCGGTGCTCCATGTAGGTGAAGATGTCGGCCAGGATCTGGCACGGGTGGTACTCGTTGGTGAGTCCGTTGATGACCGGCACCCGTGAGGCGGCGGCAAAGCGCTCGATGATGTCCTGCTCGAAGGTGCGCATCATGATGATGTCGCACATCCGCGAGATCACCTTGGCGGCATCATCCACCGGCTCGCCGCGGCCCAGCTGCGAATCCCGCGTGTTCATGTAGATGGCGGCACCGCCCAGCTGCAGCATGCCGGCCTCGAAGGACAGGCGGGTGCGGGTGGAGGCCTTCTCGAAGATCATCACCAGCGAGCGGTCCTGCAGCGGATGCCAGGTCTCGTAGTTCTTGAAGCGCTTCTTGATGAAATCGGCGCGTTTCAGCAGGTATTCGATCTCTTCGCGGCTGAAGTCGTCGAATTTCAGGAAGTGCTTGATGGGCAGTGTGCTCATGGTCGGGGCTGTCGTGTCGGCGTGGATTCAGGGAAAGGCACATCGGGTGGGGACATGCCCGGCGAAGGCGCTGGATGGGGCAGACCAGCGAAAGAGCCCGGTCGTTCAGGTGTGGTGAGGTGCTCCGGGAAAGCGGGGTGAGAGGGCGGGGCGATGACGGGGCGCCGCCTGCGGGCAGGCCGTGATGCCAGCCCGCGGGCGTCTGCCTTTTCAGCGGGCGGCCTGTCCCTCCTGCAGGAAGCGCCGGATCAGCGGCGCCAGCCGCTGTACCAGCTCGTCGGCCTCGGCATCGGACAGGATGAGCGGTGGCAGCAGCCGCACGACCCGTTCGGCCGTGACGTTGATCACCAGGCCTTCGTCCAGCGCCCGCTTCACCAGCGCGCCGCAGGGGCGATCCAGCCCGATGCCGATCATCAGGCCCTTGCCCTGCATGCCGGTGAAGCCCTTTGTGTCGGCCAGTGCCTGCTCGAAGCCCTGGCGCAGGCGCTCACCCAGCACTTCGGCACGGGCCACCAGCCCGTCGCGCTCCATCACTTCCAGTGTGGTGAGGGCCGCGCGCATGGCCAGCGGGTTGCCGCCGAAGGTGGTGCCGTGGTTGCCGGGCTGGAACAGGCTGGCCGCCGGGCCGTGGGCCAGCACCGCGCCGATCGGCACGCCCGAGGCGAGCCCCTTGGCCAGCGTCATCACGTCCGGCGTGATGCCGGCCCACTGGTGGGCGAACCAGCGGCCGCTGCGACCCATGCCGCTCTGAACCTCGTCCAGCATCATCAGCCAGCCGTGCTCGTCGCACAGCCGCCGCACGCCCTGCAGGAATTCCGGCGTGGCGGCCGTGATGCCGCCTTCGCCCTGAATGGACTCCAGCAGCACGGCGGCAATGCTCGGGGCGGCGCTGTCCTGTCGGGCCAGCGCTTCGAGAGCAGCCAGATCATTGAAGGGCAGGCGAGGGAAGCCGGGCACCAGCGGCTCGAAGCCTTTCTGGACCTTGGGGTTCGCCGTGGCCGACAGTGTGGCCAGCGAGCGCCCGTGGAAGGCATGCTCGAACACCACCACCCGGGGCTCGGCGATGCCCCGGGCATGGCCGTGCAGACGGGCCAGCTTGAGCGCTGCCTCGTTGGCTTCCAGGCCGGAGTTGCAGAAGAATGCGTTGGTCATGCCTGAGCGTTGCACCAGCTGGCGGGCCACGGCGTCCTGCAGTGGCACCTCGAAGAGGTTCGAGCAGTGCATGATTTTCGCGACCTGATCCTGCAGCGCAGCCACCAGATCGGGGTGGGCATGACCGAGTGTATTGACGGCGATACCGCTCAGAGCGTCGAGGTATCGTCGGCCCGCCTCATCGAACAGAATGGCGCCCTGGCCCCGCGTGAAGGCAACGGGCTGGCGCAGGTAGGTCGACATCAGGGGGGCTTGGCAGGTCATGCGCGTGTCTCGGTTTTTCCATCCATGTACCGGTATCATACTTCCATGCAGCAAGAATCAATGAACCCATCCGCGTCTGTCGGCGACGGGATCCCGGGTCAGGAGACACTCGCTGGCGGCATTCCGCCCCCGGCGCCCGACGCCACGGCCCATGCCGCGCACCCTGTCGCGCCGACCTGTCCGGGGGCTACGCCCGATCCGGTGGCGCATGTCCGTCACGCCGCACGCTTCGTCATCATTGGCGAGACTCATGAAGGTCGCCGCTTCCGTCCCAGTGACTGGGCCGAACGCCTGGCAGGCGTGATGGCGGCCTTCCGGCCCCGCAAGAAAAGTGGCGCGCGGTCCGGCGTCGGCCAGTTCCACCTGGGCTATTCGCCCTATGTGCTGCCGTCCATGTACCAGGGCTTCAAGTGCGTGATCGTCGATCGCCGCCTGCATGACGTCGAGCCGCTGGCGCACAATTTCGTGCTCAACTTCGCGCTGGACAACCGGCTGCGGACCGAGGCGCTGGACTGAGCGCGGGACTGAGCGCGGGACTGTCGCGGTCAGGCGTCGGGCAATCAACGGTTTTTGACATGAACCGTTGCCTTTTCGGCGCCGGGCTTGTTAAAAAAGCTACAGCCCCGTCGTAGACAGCGCAGCTAAGCATATGAATTAACGACGTTTTCTAATTGTCGGGTTGCTCTTTGGCGGACTTTCTGGTCTCATCGCTTCCATGTGGAAGACGCCTTTCAACCCGCGTGGCCAGAAGAGCCCGACAGCAGCGCCGGCAATGGTTGCCGAAGCGCCGCGCCTGCCGTTCCGTGTCGCAGCATTCGGCCTGGGCCAGCGTTTCATGCGTCTGATCGAGCTGATCTTCCAGTGCGAGGCCCAGAACCCGCACCGCTACCAGCTGGCCGATACCCGCACGGGCGGGGAGTTCGACATTGCGCTGGTCAATCTCACCATTCCCGGCGGCGTGGATACGGCCCGCCGGCTGCGCAGCCTGCCGCGCGCCATTCCGGTCATCGGCGTGGGGCGCCGGGCCAACCGCCTGCGCGGCGCTGACGATCTCCTGTTTGCTTCCTTCGCCCAGGACATCCTGGCCGTGCTCAACCGCTCGGCCGATGTCCTGGTGGCCCGTGCACAGCAGCATGCCATCAACCGCAACACGCTCTCGGCCAGCAGCCTGCTGGCCGCCCGTCAGCGGATGCCGGTCGACACGCCGTTGCGCGTCCTGGTGATGGATCCCAGCCCCTCCAGCCGCAGTCATGTGGCTGTGGGCATGCGGCAGCTGGGCGTGGACGTGGATGGCGTGGGAACGCTGGAGCAGGCCAGTGATGTGCTGTCGATGCGCCACTACGATCTGGTCATCGTCGATCCGCAGCAGCCCGATGGCTGCGGGCTGGAGATGATGCGTCGCTTCAAGCGCGCCACCGGCTCCAATGTGCCGGTGGTGGTGCTCAGCGCCCGCTCGGGCA from Lautropia mirabilis harbors:
- the argF gene encoding ornithine carbamoyltransferase → MSTLPIKHFLKFDDFSREEIEYLLKRADFIKKRFKNYETWHPLQDRSLVMIFEKASTRTRLSFEAGMLQLGGAAIYMNTRDSQLGRGEPVDDAAKVISRMCDIIMMRTFEQDIIERFAAASRVPVINGLTNEYHPCQILADIFTYMEHRGSIQGKTVAWVGDANNMSYTWVQAARLLDFQVHISTPPGYALDDARISDAERKHLRYFEDPREACAGADLVTTDVWTSMGYEAENEARAAAFANFCVDEQMMALASPDAVFMHCLPAHRGEEVTAGVIDGPQSVVWDEAENRLHVQKALLEYLVIGRVPT
- a CDS encoding aspartate aminotransferase family protein; this encodes MTCQAPLMSTYLRQPVAFTRGQGAILFDEAGRRYLDALSGIAVNTLGHAHPDLVAALQDQVAKIMHCSNLFEVPLQDAVARQLVQRSGMTNAFFCNSGLEANEAALKLARLHGHARGIAEPRVVVFEHAFHGRSLATLSATANPKVQKGFEPLVPGFPRLPFNDLAALEALARQDSAAPSIAAVLLESIQGEGGITAATPEFLQGVRRLCDEHGWLMMLDEVQSGMGRSGRWFAHQWAGITPDVMTLAKGLASGVPIGAVLAHGPAASLFQPGNHGTTFGGNPLAMRAALTTLEVMERDGLVARAEVLGERLRQGFEQALADTKGFTGMQGKGLMIGIGLDRPCGALVKRALDEGLVINVTAERVVRLLPPLILSDAEADELVQRLAPLIRRFLQEGQAAR
- a CDS encoding DUF3579 domain-containing protein translates to MAHVRHAARFVIIGETHEGRRFRPSDWAERLAGVMAAFRPRKKSGARSGVGQFHLGYSPYVLPSMYQGFKCVIVDRRLHDVEPLAHNFVLNFALDNRLRTEALD
- a CDS encoding response regulator transcription factor; amino-acid sequence: MWKTPFNPRGQKSPTAAPAMVAEAPRLPFRVAAFGLGQRFMRLIELIFQCEAQNPHRYQLADTRTGGEFDIALVNLTIPGGVDTARRLRSLPRAIPVIGVGRRANRLRGADDLLFASFAQDILAVLNRSADVLVARAQQHAINRNTLSASSLLAARQRMPVDTPLRVLVMDPSPSSRSHVAVGMRQLGVDVDGVGTLEQASDVLSMRHYDLVIVDPQQPDGCGLEMMRRFKRATGSNVPVVVLSARSGISDLLRSAMAGCSGYLVKPLSMSALHGTVRRILLRTAGRRQRGAIGPMALADDDRVPAAGQPGLIWRMLDGLRHQCLSGLGFLGGRLALTGCSSRGTCRGVERVSLRGGGDGARVDSMRLSPNAVPVWRPGSSHCDVDMGLAMAIATGAQAPSGLPAASGMRAGQRQKTASTGRPHVESRVAEPALND